From Spirochaetaceae bacterium, the proteins below share one genomic window:
- a CDS encoding putative toxin-antitoxin system toxin component, PIN family yields the protein MSDAPVWVLDTNVLVSGLLSPFGPPGRLVDALLARNLTIAVDDRIEAEYRDVLARPKLLIPAVRRAAVQAIFGFQAHVTALPWSGSPLPDPDDTMFLEVALQTSAPTLVTGNPSHFPATCRGPVLVWSPRDAWERFIAIGVPGSRTGH from the coding sequence TTGAGCGACGCTCCGGTCTGGGTGCTGGACACGAACGTCCTGGTTTCCGGCCTCCTGTCGCCATTCGGGCCGCCTGGGCGTCTCGTCGATGCACTGCTCGCCAGGAACCTCACGATTGCAGTCGACGATCGCATCGAGGCCGAGTACCGCGACGTCCTCGCACGGCCCAAACTTCTCATACCTGCAGTCCGGCGCGCCGCGGTTCAGGCAATCTTCGGATTTCAAGCACACGTAACCGCGCTTCCGTGGTCCGGTTCGCCACTACCCGACCCGGATGACACGATGTTCCTGGAGGTAGCGCTTCAGACCTCCGCGCCGACGCTGGTTACGGGGAATCCGAGCCACTTCCCGGCTACCTGTCGAGGGCCGGTGTTGGTGTGGTCACCGCGCGACGCCTGGGAACGGTTCATCGCCATAGGGGTGCCCGGCTCTCGAACCGGGCACTAG
- a CDS encoding ammonium transporter yields MNLVDTGFVLICSALVFLMTPGLAFFYGGLVGRHNTLTIMAQNLIALGLVSAVWIVIGFSLAFGDTVGGIIGDLKYWLFRIPVDEVFDGTTIPTWTFFLFQMMFAVITPALITGAFVDRFRFSSYLIFICLWSVLVYSVLAHWVWGGGLLAQLGALDFAGGTVVHISAGMAALATVSVLGARHTHTAPHDIRFVALGAALLWFGWFGFNGGSALSPNEIASVAFINTDISASTAMVTWMLLSWRHKGKPSIIGALTGAIAGLIAITPAAGFVTPGWAALIGVLAGAVCYGAVIFKEKMGWDDALDVWAVHGVGGILGSILTGMFATPETGAAGLVYGGVGLFFANLAATAISMAYAFGMTWLILKVLGAIKRLKPETDELEAGLDLTFHGERALDHD; encoded by the coding sequence ATGAACCTCGTCGATACCGGATTCGTTCTTATCTGCTCGGCGCTCGTCTTTCTGATGACGCCGGGCCTTGCGTTCTTCTACGGCGGACTGGTCGGGCGCCACAACACCCTCACCATCATGGCCCAGAACCTGATCGCGCTCGGCCTGGTGAGCGCCGTGTGGATCGTGATCGGCTTCTCGCTCGCGTTCGGCGACACCGTCGGCGGCATCATCGGCGACCTCAAGTACTGGCTGTTCCGGATCCCGGTGGACGAGGTGTTCGACGGGACCACGATCCCGACCTGGACCTTCTTCCTGTTCCAGATGATGTTCGCGGTCATCACGCCGGCGCTGATCACCGGCGCATTCGTGGATCGGTTCCGATTCAGCAGCTACCTGATCTTCATCTGCCTCTGGAGCGTGCTGGTGTACTCGGTGCTGGCGCACTGGGTATGGGGCGGGGGACTTCTGGCCCAACTGGGCGCGCTCGACTTCGCCGGCGGCACCGTGGTGCACATCTCGGCCGGCATGGCCGCCCTGGCCACCGTCAGCGTCCTGGGGGCGCGCCACACCCACACCGCTCCGCACGACATCCGCTTCGTGGCGCTGGGCGCCGCGCTGCTGTGGTTCGGCTGGTTCGGTTTCAACGGCGGCAGCGCGCTGTCGCCCAATGAGATCGCCTCGGTCGCCTTCATCAACACTGACATCTCCGCGTCGACGGCGATGGTCACCTGGATGCTGCTGTCATGGCGCCACAAGGGCAAGCCGAGCATCATCGGCGCACTCACCGGCGCGATCGCCGGCCTGATCGCCATCACCCCGGCCGCCGGCTTCGTGACCCCCGGCTGGGCGGCGCTGATCGGCGTGCTCGCCGGCGCGGTGTGCTACGGCGCGGTCATTTTCAAGGAGAAGATGGGCTGGGACGACGCGCTCGACGTGTGGGCCGTGCACGGCGTGGGCGGCATCCTCGGCTCGATTCTCACCGGCATGTTCGCGACACCGGAGACCGGTGCCGCCGGGCTGGTGTACGGCGGCGTGGGCCTGTTCTTCGCCAACCTGGCCGCCACCGCGATCAGCATGGCGTACGCGTTCGGCATGACTTGGCTCATCCTCAAGGTGCTCGGCGCCATCAAGCGCCTGAAGCCGGAAACCGACGAGCTGGAAGCCGGCCTCGACCTCACCTTCCACGGCGAACGCGCCCTCGACCACGACTGA
- a CDS encoding DUF2961 domain-containing protein, which yields MNEHTMPSIHDAEPWRPLPFTAGREASWSRDGFNRDWRDIGAGDELLLADIRGCGFITRLWFAIDTGVAASRDHRLKVSDSLLLRKTVLRIYWDSADHPSVDVPVGDFFALGHGAMRSFSSALVEVSAHPGEGRGSLISWFRMPFLSRARVVLRNESEQALRAFWHVDYQRWERLPADLYHFHASWRCEMPCPATPFEPDGKEGPNLTGDHNYVILDATGEGTYVGCHLSVDNHAGGWWGEGDDMVFVDGEPFPGSLHGTGQEEYFGQGWGMQDVQYTYFGTSLFNQGHRDWEGRWSMYRWHVPDPIPFRRSIRVTLEHGHNNHRADDYSSTAYWYQRGPQPVPPLPTATDRLPRNP from the coding sequence ATGAACGAACACACCATGCCCTCCATCCACGATGCCGAACCTTGGCGCCCGCTGCCGTTCACGGCCGGGCGGGAAGCAAGCTGGTCGCGCGACGGTTTCAACCGCGACTGGCGCGACATCGGCGCCGGCGACGAGCTGCTGCTGGCGGACATTCGCGGATGCGGGTTCATCACCCGGCTCTGGTTCGCCATCGACACGGGAGTCGCCGCGTCGCGCGACCACCGCTTGAAGGTCTCCGATTCCCTGCTGCTGCGCAAGACCGTGCTGCGCATCTACTGGGACAGCGCCGACCATCCGAGCGTGGATGTCCCGGTCGGCGACTTCTTCGCGCTCGGCCATGGCGCGATGCGCAGCTTCAGCAGCGCCCTGGTCGAGGTCAGCGCCCACCCCGGCGAGGGCCGCGGCTCGCTCATCTCCTGGTTCCGGATGCCGTTCCTGAGCCGCGCCCGCGTGGTGCTGCGCAACGAGAGCGAGCAGGCGCTGCGCGCGTTCTGGCACGTCGACTACCAGCGTTGGGAGCGCCTGCCGGCGGACCTGTACCACTTCCACGCGAGCTGGCGCTGCGAGATGCCGTGCCCGGCGACGCCGTTCGAACCGGACGGCAAGGAAGGCCCCAACCTGACCGGCGACCACAATTACGTGATCCTGGACGCCACCGGCGAGGGCACCTACGTCGGCTGCCACCTGAGCGTGGACAACCATGCCGGCGGCTGGTGGGGCGAAGGCGACGACATGGTGTTCGTCGACGGCGAGCCGTTCCCCGGCTCCCTGCACGGCACCGGCCAGGAGGAGTACTTCGGCCAGGGCTGGGGGATGCAGGACGTGCAGTACACCTACTTCGGCACCTCGCTGTTCAACCAGGGCCACCGCGACTGGGAAGGCCGCTGGTCGATGTACCGCTGGCACGTCCCCGATCCCATTCCGTTCCGGCGCAGCATCCGCGTCACCCTGGAGCACGGCCACAACAACCACCGCGCCGACGACTACTCGTCCACCGCCTACTGGTACCAGAGAGGACCGCAGCCCGTCCCCCCACTCCCCACCGCCACCGACCGCCTGCCACGCAACCCCTGA
- a CDS encoding SDR family NAD(P)-dependent oxidoreductase has protein sequence MGKTAVVTGASRGIGLHIARAFAVAGARVAVTGRSLARLHPAAATIDGETLPVVCDQADPRAVEALARTVEEAWGAPDILVNNAGGGGGGPVQSMSLEAWQQVIAANLTGVFYTTRCFLPGMLRKERGDIFIISSMNGKKADPGTAAYSASKFGLHGFAQALLYDVRRSNIRVMVINPSQTDTGEDITPPHGPGVFMHAADIAATIVHLARLPGRTLVRDLDIWGTNPFPPMNT, from the coding sequence ATGGGAAAGACCGCAGTCGTGACCGGCGCCAGCCGCGGCATCGGTTTGCACATCGCACGCGCGTTCGCAGTCGCCGGGGCGCGCGTGGCGGTTACCGGTCGCTCGTTGGCGCGCCTGCACCCGGCGGCGGCCACCATCGACGGCGAAACCCTGCCCGTGGTGTGCGACCAGGCAGACCCGCGCGCCGTCGAAGCGCTCGCTCGCACCGTGGAGGAGGCCTGGGGCGCGCCGGACATCCTGGTGAACAACGCCGGCGGCGGTGGAGGCGGCCCAGTGCAGAGCATGTCGCTGGAGGCGTGGCAGCAGGTGATAGCAGCCAACCTGACCGGCGTGTTCTACACCACGCGCTGCTTCCTGCCCGGCATGCTGCGCAAGGAGCGCGGCGACATCTTCATCATCAGTTCAATGAACGGCAAGAAGGCCGACCCCGGCACCGCCGCCTACTCGGCCAGCAAGTTCGGCCTGCACGGCTTCGCACAGGCGCTGCTGTACGACGTGCGCCGCTCCAACATCCGCGTGATGGTGATCAACCCCAGCCAGACCGACACCGGCGAAGACATCACTCCGCCGCACGGCCCGGGCGTCTTCATGCACGCCGCCGACATCGCCGCCACCATCGTTCACCTTGCCCGCCTCCCCGGCCGCACCCTGGTCCGCGACCTCGACATCTGGGGCACCAACCCCTTCCCACCGATGAACACATAG